From Brevibacillus marinus, a single genomic window includes:
- a CDS encoding gamma-glutamyl-gamma-aminobutyrate hydrolase family protein: protein MKPLIGITANYSTDEEIGVSSGLGLPGQEWQLLADDYVKALEKAGATPVILPITREAETLSGILPLLDGVLFSGGSDLDPHYYGELPRYGLGSIDPLRDKHEMALARTVLHELDMPVLGICRGCQLINVVQGGTLYQDLQLERPEGFNHTLKGAPKYHGSHPARITEGSRLHSIFGSDQIMVNSFNHQAIKQVGENLEVTMCALDGLVEGIEMKGERFIVAVQWHPEMMLDHYPGYLGLFQRFVDHCREYAQRKK, encoded by the coding sequence ATGAAGCCGCTTATCGGTATTACCGCCAACTATTCCACCGATGAGGAGATTGGCGTCAGCAGCGGTCTCGGCCTGCCAGGCCAAGAGTGGCAGCTGCTGGCCGACGACTACGTCAAAGCGCTGGAGAAAGCCGGCGCTACGCCTGTGATCCTGCCGATCACCCGAGAGGCAGAGACGCTCTCCGGCATCTTGCCGCTGCTCGACGGAGTGCTGTTTTCCGGAGGCAGCGATCTGGACCCGCATTATTACGGCGAACTGCCGCGATACGGCCTGGGCAGTATCGACCCGCTCCGCGACAAACACGAAATGGCACTCGCCCGCACCGTGCTGCACGAACTGGACATGCCCGTTCTCGGCATCTGCCGCGGCTGCCAGCTGATCAATGTGGTGCAGGGCGGAACGCTCTACCAGGATCTGCAGCTGGAGCGGCCGGAGGGATTCAACCACACCCTGAAGGGCGCGCCCAAATACCACGGGAGCCACCCGGCCAGAATAACAGAGGGCTCCAGACTTCATTCCATCTTCGGCAGCGACCAGATCATGGTAAACAGCTTCAACCACCAGGCGATCAAGCAGGTCGGCGAGAACCTGGAGGTGACGATGTGCGCGCTCGACGGACTGGTCGAGGGCATCGAAATGAAGGGGGAACGCTTCATTGTCGCTGTCCAGTGGCATCCGGAAATGATGCTCGATCACTACCCGGGATACCTTGGTCTGTTTCAGCGTTTTGTCGATCACTGCCGGGAATACGCCCAGCGCAAAAAATAA